The genomic DNA CGCCCACGCAAGATGCGATCGCGATACCTCCAGCAGCCGGGCGATTTCGTCCGCACGAAACAGGCTCGGCGTGCCGCCGCCGAGGAAGATGCTGACCAGTGGCCGGCCGTCGGCCCTGTCCGCTTCCGCTTCGAGATCCGTGCAGAGAGCGTCGAGGTAACGGCGCCGCGATGCATCGTCTCCGCCCGCGTAGGAATTGAAGTCGCAATAGGGGCACTTGCGCACGCACCAGGGCAGGTGCACATACAGCGACAGCGGTGGCGGGGCGGACAGACCGATCATGCTACGGCACAGATGGGGCGGGCCCGGCAGTATACCAAGCCCGGAGGACCCGTGTGCCGCCCCGCCCGGGGACGGGCGGGGACTGGCCGGGTTGATCTAGGCCTGGCCACTCACGGCGGGAGAAGGAATGAGCTCGACAGGCCTCGCCTCGGTGCCGTCCGCCATGGGGATTGAGGAACATTCGAGGAAACTGCGCGCCGTGCAGGTGCGGCACACGTCCTTGTCCAGTTTCTGGAAGATGGCATGGATGGCAGCCGACTTGCCGCGGAAAATATTCCTGGGATCGATCTTGTCGATGGCGTGACATTCCTCCAGCGATTCCCACAGGCCCGACTTCACATTGATAAAGTAGAGGCCTCCACCTTCCGCGCGGCGACGTTCGGCCTCGGAGGCGAGCACATCGGCGCCGGCAAGGTCGACGAAGCCGATCCCCTGGGCGACGATGGCCAGGTGTTTCTGGTGGGGATGGTCCTGCTCGAGTTCGGAGAATTTCTCGCGGATGTAGGCTACCGAGCCAAAGAACAGGGAACCGTCCACGCGCATGATGTGCAGCTGCGGGCATTCCTGCAGATGTCCACCCTCGCTGGAGAACTTGCGGTTGGGCAGGCTCGGGTCAGGGACGCGCGTGACGATGCGTGGCCGCGATGCGCGCATGAGGTAGACGAACAGGGACAGCAGGATGCCCGCGAGAATCGCGAACTCCAGGTCCAGGAACAGGGCCGCGAAAAAGGTGACGAAGAAGATCGAGCGCTCCGAATTGTTCGAGCCCAGGATGTGCTTGATCGCGGGGATGTCGATCAGACCCCAGGCAACGATGAACAGGATGCCGGCCATGGCCGCGTTCGGCAGGTAGGCCACAAGCGGCGCAATCGCCAGCACGATGAAGATCTCGAGGAAGCCGGCGGTCATGGCGCTCATGGGCGTCTTTGCGCCAGCCTGGTAATTGAGGCTGGTGCGGTTAAACGAGCCCGTGGCGACATAGGCGGAGAAGAAGCTGCCGGCGATGTTGGACAGGCCCTGGCCGATGAATTCCTGGTTGCCGTCGATCAACTGGCCGCTGCGGATGCCGATGGCGCGACCGATGGATACGGCCTCCGTCAGGGCGAACAGGGTCATGGCCAGTGCTGCCGGCGCCAGTTCCTTGATCGTGTGCATGGAAAAGTCCGGCATGGAGATCGGCGGCAGGGTCTGGGGCAGCGCGCCCACGGTCTTGATGGCCGTGTGATCGTTTCCGTAGTACAGGTTCATCATGATGCTGACGAAGGTGCCGGCAAACAGCGCCACGATCAGGAACGGAATCTTCGGGTAGCGGTACTTGATGAACAGTCCGCTTGCCAGGGTCACCATCGCGATGATGGTGACATAGCCGTTGATGTTCGGGATCTGCAGCCAGAAGTGATGCAGGGTCTCGTGCAGGTGGCCGCCGCGGGGAATGGCCACGCCGAAGAAGTTCTTCAGCTGCTTGCTCGCAATCAGGATCGCCGCGCCGGTGGTGAAGCCGACCACCACCGAGTGGGAGATGAAGTTCACCAGGGTGCCCATGCGTGCCAGGCCCAGGGTCAGTTCGATCACCCCCACCATGAAGGTCAGCGTCAGGGCCAGGCCGATGTATTCCGGTGACATGGGTTCGGCCAGCACGCTCAGGGAAGTGAGCAGCACGATGGACGCGGCCGTGGTCGGGCCGGACATCAGGTGCCAGGACGACCCGAAGAAGGCGGCAATGATGGGCGGGATCATGCCCGCGTACAGGCCATACTGCGGCGGCATGCCGGCGATGGAGGCGAAGGCCACCGCCTGCGGGACGACGACAATGGCCACGGTTAGGCCGGAAAGGAGATCGGCGCGTATGGTTTGGGCGCTGATGCGATGTTTCCAGCGCAGGACGGGAAACATGCGCAACTGCCAGGAGGCGTGTCGGGATTCGGACATGGGTATTCCTGTTACTTTGAGTGTTCGATTTCGGTCAGGGCGTGAACGGCGAGCCGGTTGCCCGCCCGCGCAGAGCGCTTCAGCCACATCAGTTCTTTCTGCCGGTCGCGGATGACGCCCCAGGCGCCGTCACGGTAACGCATGGCCAGCTGGTACTGGGCCACGGGATCACCCGCTTGCGCGCGCCCGGTCAGGGAGGCGCCGGTCTGGCTGGCGAGGGAGCCGTGTTCCACCGTGTTCCAAAGGGCCAGCAGCGCCCTCAGGCTGTCGTCATTGGAGCGCTCGGCCACGGCGGACAGGGCGTTGTCTCCACGATGCAGGTCTTCCTCGGGCAGGCCACGTTCGTGGTACAGGCGCTGCAGGTCTCGGCGCGCGAGCGTGTCGCCGCGGTCGGCCGCGGCGCGCAGCCATTCCAGTCCTTCGCGGTCTTCGCCGCGCGCGAGCAGGGCCTCACCCAGGTGGGCCTGGGCATCGGGGTTGCCGCCACGGGCTGCCAACCGCCACCAGTGCAGGGCCTGCGCCGTATTTGTCGTGGAGTAGGCATTGGCCAGGGCATCGGCGGCGTAGGCATCATTTGCCTCGGCCGCGGCCTTGAGCCAGCGCATGCTGGCCACGGGATCGAGGCGCAGGCCGTAACGGCCGTCGCGGTAGGCCAGTCCCAGCTCCAGCTGGGCGCCGGTATCGCCGGAAGCGGCGAGATGCTTGAGCCACGCGGCGTCGCGCGCCGGGGAGACGGCGGCGTAGGCGGTGGCGGCAATGATCAGGGTGGAAACGAGGACCCAGTGTCTGGGCCGGATTTTGCGGATGGGCCGTAAAATTCGCACGGTCGGTCAGTCTCAGCTTCTGGTGGTTGCGGGATTGCGCCCCGCCTATTGCAATCCATGGGCCAGGATTTGCGCGGGTCGGTTGCGGTTGCGACAAGCAGAAAGTTATTGCAGATCAAGTAATTGAGAGCATTGACGTTCCTTTTACATACAAAGGCGTAACATTCGGAGCTACAAATTTTGAAGGGACCCACGTGATTTGTAGTTTCCTCGACGCCTTCCATCTCAACCATCTGCAACGAAAGATCGTGCTGGTGGTGGTGCTGATCATCCTCATCCCCATGGTGGTGACCAGCACCTTCTCCGCGTCCTGGATCGCCACCCGCATGGATGCCTCCATCCATCGCTGGATCACGGAGGCCGCCGAGGTGGACCGCAATTGGCTCGCGACCGTGAATCAGAACGGGCGCCTGTTCGCCGATGTGCTAAACGAGGTCACCCATGGCCAGCCGCGTTTTGCCGCCGGGCGCTCGCCCATCCCCTCGCGGCTTCAGCCGATGGCGCGGCAAATGGGCATTACCCTGGTACAGGTGTTCGATCCCGGCGGCCGGCAGATCTATTCTTCGCCCAAGGCGACGCTGGATACCTCCTGGACCAAGGGGCAGTCGGAGGCCGTGCTCAAGGTCAGTACCGGGGACAAGACCATGCTCGCTGCCGTCAATGTGCTGCGCTACCCGCGCAATCAGGCGCGCCACTACCGCGTGGTCCTGGGCACCCTGTTCGACAAGGAACTGCTCGGCCGGCTGGATCATTTGAGCGGCCTCAAGACGCGCCTGTTTTATCCCCGCGACGGTGATTTCGCCAAGGCATTTTCCGAGGAAGGCCGGCCGCTAAAGCTGCGCCTGCCGCCGGCGGCCTTTGAACAGCTGAAGAGGCAACAGCCCTATTACAGCGACAGTGCGGAAAACGGTCGCTACTGGGGGTTGTACACGCCGGTCGCCGATTCCAACGGGCGCGTGGAGGCGGTGTTGTTCAGCGGTCTGGCTCACCACCGTGGCGACACCCTGATTACGGACCAGACCTTCCTGATTGTCCTGATCATAATATTGGGTGGCGTGCTCGCCGGGGTCACAGGCCTGTTGCTGTCACGCCTTATCGCACGGCCGGTGGAAGTCCTGCGCGACGGCGTCATGCGTGTCGCGTCCCAGGATTTCCGCGCAACCTTGCCCGTGAGTTGGCGGGATGAACTGGGCGACCTGGCGCGCGCCTTCAACGGCATGGCCGATTCCTTGCGGGAGGCGCGCGATGAGCAGCGGCGCGAGTTTCAGCGTGACAAGATCGCTGCCCTGGGTGAGTTGTCCCTGGCCATGGCCCACGAGATCCGTACCCCCATCGGCGTGATCAATACCGCCGCCAAGCTTCTCGACAGCGCCGGCGTGCGCGGTGACCGGGAGGAACTGCAGCAGGTGATCCGTACCGAAAGCGTGCGCCTGGACCAGTTGCTGAAGGACTTCCAGCAACTGGCGCGCCATCGCAAACCCGAGTTCAGTCGCATCGACCCGCGCGAGCCGCTGGAGCGCGCCCTGCAATTGATGCTGGCCGGCCATGACGACATTCGCGTGCAGCGGCGCTATACCCATGACGATCTGCGCATCTCCGCCGATCCGGAGCTGGTGCAACAGGCCTGGGCCAACCTCGTACGCAATGCCATCGAGGCCATGGGCGACAAGGGCGAGTTGCTTGTCGGTTCCGCAGTCGAGGACGAGGAACTGGTGCTGTACCTGCAAGACAGCGGACCCGGAATTCCGCCCGAGCTCATGACCAGGCTGTTCGAGCCGTTTTATACCACCAAGAGCCACGGCAGCGGTTTGGGTCTGACGATCGCCACTACATTGGTCGAGGCCAGCGGCGGGCGGCTGGAACTGGTGCCGGAGACCCGCAGCGGGGCGCGGTTCGCCATGCGTTTCGCCATCGTGGAGGCACACCAATGAAACGCACGGTACTGGTGGTCGACGATGAGCGCACCATGCGCATGTTCACCAAGGTGGCCCTGGAAGGGGCGGGTTATCGCGTACTGACTGCGGAAAGCGGTGAGGCCGCCATTCCCATGCTGCGTGACCCGGATCTGGATGTCGTACTTTCGGATCTCAAGATGCCGGGCATGAGTGGCGAGGAACTGTTGGGACGTTGCCGCACCGAGTGTCCCGACGTACCGGTGATCGTGGCCACCGCCTTTGGATCCATCCGCTCCGCCATCGACTGCATCCGCCTGGGCGCCAGCGATTATCTGACCAAGCCCTTCGAGACCGAAGAGCTGGAGTTCGCGGTGCAGAGCGCGATCCGCCTGCGTGATCTGGTGCGCGAAAATCGCCAGCTGCAGGCCCAGGTCAGTGGCGCGCGCGAGCGCTGGCGCTTGCTGGGCGACAGTCCGGCAATGCGTGCCCTGGACGAGGAGATCAATCGCGTCGCGCCCTATCGAACCAATGTCCTGATCACCGGCGAAAGCGGTACCGGCAAGGAGGCGGT from Acidiferrobacteraceae bacterium includes the following:
- a CDS encoding SulP family inorganic anion transporter, translated to MSESRHASWQLRMFPVLRWKHRISAQTIRADLLSGLTVAIVVVPQAVAFASIAGMPPQYGLYAGMIPPIIAAFFGSSWHLMSGPTTAASIVLLTSLSVLAEPMSPEYIGLALTLTFMVGVIELTLGLARMGTLVNFISHSVVVGFTTGAAILIASKQLKNFFGVAIPRGGHLHETLHHFWLQIPNINGYVTIIAMVTLASGLFIKYRYPKIPFLIVALFAGTFVSIMMNLYYGNDHTAIKTVGALPQTLPPISMPDFSMHTIKELAPAALAMTLFALTEAVSIGRAIGIRSGQLIDGNQEFIGQGLSNIAGSFFSAYVATGSFNRTSLNYQAGAKTPMSAMTAGFLEIFIVLAIAPLVAYLPNAAMAGILFIVAWGLIDIPAIKHILGSNNSERSIFFVTFFAALFLDLEFAILAGILLSLFVYLMRASRPRIVTRVPDPSLPNRKFSSEGGHLQECPQLHIMRVDGSLFFGSVAYIREKFSELEQDHPHQKHLAIVAQGIGFVDLAGADVLASEAERRRAEGGGLYFINVKSGLWESLEECHAIDKIDPRNIFRGKSAAIHAIFQKLDKDVCRTCTARSFLECSSIPMADGTEARPVELIPSPAVSGQA
- a CDS encoding HAMP domain-containing sensor histidine kinase — encoded protein: MICSFLDAFHLNHLQRKIVLVVVLIILIPMVVTSTFSASWIATRMDASIHRWITEAAEVDRNWLATVNQNGRLFADVLNEVTHGQPRFAAGRSPIPSRLQPMARQMGITLVQVFDPGGRQIYSSPKATLDTSWTKGQSEAVLKVSTGDKTMLAAVNVLRYPRNQARHYRVVLGTLFDKELLGRLDHLSGLKTRLFYPRDGDFAKAFSEEGRPLKLRLPPAAFEQLKRQQPYYSDSAENGRYWGLYTPVADSNGRVEAVLFSGLAHHRGDTLITDQTFLIVLIIILGGVLAGVTGLLLSRLIARPVEVLRDGVMRVASQDFRATLPVSWRDELGDLARAFNGMADSLREARDEQRREFQRDKIAALGELSLAMAHEIRTPIGVINTAAKLLDSAGVRGDREELQQVIRTESVRLDQLLKDFQQLARHRKPEFSRIDPREPLERALQLMLAGHDDIRVQRRYTHDDLRISADPELVQQAWANLVRNAIEAMGDKGELLVGSAVEDEELVLYLQDSGPGIPPELMTRLFEPFYTTKSHGSGLGLTIATTLVEASGGRLELVPETRSGARFAMRFAIVEAHQ